A genomic window from Flavobacterium hankyongi includes:
- a CDS encoding NAD(P)/FAD-dependent oxidoreductase produces MNIPQSDKKRVIIIGGGFAGIALAKKLKNKNLQVVLLDKHNYHTFQPLLYQVATGGLEAGSIAYPIRKVIQGCKDFYFRLTSVKEIDTQSQKVISEIGDLYYDYLVIATGSKTNYFGNKEIERNSMSMKTIPQALNIRSLILENFEQAVLTKNQADREALINFVLVGGGPTGVELAGALAEMKKAILQKDYPDLDIQKMQINLIQSGDRILNTMSVDSSNASEAFLEGLGVKIWKNVRVTNYDGRIISTNSDLTFDSATVIWTAGVQGAAVSGLDANSLVERVERIKVNQFNQVKGYNNIFAIGDIASMESELYPQGHPMMAQPAIQQGELLGDNLIKFTQNQSMEPFEYNDKGSMATIGRNKAVVDLPKYHFKGVFAWFVWMFVHLFSLIGFKNKAVVFLNWVYNYIRFDREGRLIIRPYKKRSFTTFTSDEV; encoded by the coding sequence ATGAACATACCTCAGTCTGATAAAAAAAGAGTCATCATAATTGGTGGCGGTTTTGCAGGAATTGCATTGGCAAAAAAACTTAAAAATAAAAACCTACAAGTCGTTTTACTCGATAAACACAATTATCATACTTTTCAACCATTATTGTACCAAGTTGCAACTGGAGGGCTAGAAGCTGGTTCTATTGCTTATCCAATTAGAAAGGTAATTCAAGGTTGTAAAGATTTTTATTTTAGATTGACTTCAGTAAAAGAAATTGACACTCAATCTCAAAAAGTAATATCCGAAATTGGGGATTTGTATTACGATTATTTAGTAATCGCGACTGGTTCAAAAACCAATTATTTTGGTAATAAGGAAATAGAGCGAAACTCTATGTCAATGAAAACCATACCACAAGCTTTGAATATTCGAAGCTTAATTTTAGAAAACTTTGAACAGGCAGTTTTAACAAAAAATCAAGCGGATAGAGAAGCATTAATCAATTTTGTATTGGTAGGAGGTGGACCAACAGGAGTTGAGCTTGCTGGAGCTCTTGCCGAGATGAAAAAAGCGATTCTGCAAAAAGATTATCCTGATTTGGATATTCAAAAAATGCAAATCAACCTTATTCAAAGTGGCGACCGAATTTTAAATACTATGAGTGTTGATTCTTCTAATGCGTCTGAAGCGTTTTTAGAAGGGTTAGGAGTGAAAATTTGGAAGAATGTAAGAGTAACAAACTATGACGGAAGAATAATATCTACCAATTCAGATTTGACTTTCGACTCTGCTACAGTAATTTGGACGGCAGGAGTACAAGGAGCAGCAGTATCTGGGCTTGATGCAAATTCATTAGTTGAAAGAGTTGAAAGAATTAAGGTGAATCAGTTTAATCAGGTAAAAGGATATAATAATATTTTCGCAATTGGAGATATCGCTTCTATGGAATCAGAATTATATCCTCAAGGACATCCTATGATGGCCCAACCAGCCATTCAACAAGGTGAATTGTTAGGTGATAACTTGATTAAATTTACTCAAAATCAATCTATGGAACCATTTGAGTATAATGATAAAGGTTCAATGGCAACTATTGGAAGAAATAAAGCTGTTGTCGATTTGCCTAAGTATCATTTTAAAGGGGTTTTTGCATGGTTTGTTTGGATGTTTGTGCATCTTTTTTCATTGATTGGTTTTAAAAATAAAGCAGTCGTTTTTCTAAACTGGGTTTACAATTATATTCGTTTTGATAGAGAAGGAAGATTAATTATAAGACCTTATAAAAAGAGAAGTTTTACGACATTCACAAGTGATGAGGTTTGA
- a CDS encoding lysophospholipid acyltransferase family protein, which yields MGLFKRNPFGHILFLKRLIIMVFGAFTHRRYRGFNQLQIDGSEIIRTLPDRNVLFISNHQTYFADVVAMFHVFNASLKGREDNIRNIGYLWKPKLNMYYIGAKETLQANLLTKIMAYVGAISVERTWRADGKDLEKHEQKKVNLSDFKNIQIALEDGWVITFPQGTTKSFRPVRRGTAHIIKHYKPVVVPIVIDGFRRSFDKKGLRLKKKGILQSFIIKEPLEIDYENDTVDQIVEKIEYAIEQHPSFLKVLSVEEVEEQKELDRLRRWHIDL from the coding sequence ATGGGATTATTTAAGAGAAATCCTTTTGGGCATATACTTTTTTTAAAGCGGTTAATAATAATGGTTTTTGGTGCCTTTACGCATCGTAGATATCGTGGTTTTAATCAACTTCAGATTGACGGTTCAGAAATTATTCGAACTTTACCAGATAGAAATGTTTTATTTATTTCTAATCATCAAACTTATTTTGCTGATGTTGTAGCAATGTTTCATGTTTTTAATGCCAGTTTAAAAGGTAGAGAAGATAATATTAGAAACATTGGTTATCTATGGAAACCAAAATTGAATATGTACTATATTGGTGCAAAAGAGACTTTACAGGCAAATCTTTTAACTAAAATAATGGCTTATGTTGGCGCAATTTCAGTAGAAAGAACTTGGAGGGCAGATGGGAAAGATCTTGAAAAGCATGAACAAAAAAAAGTTAATTTAAGTGATTTTAAAAATATTCAGATAGCCCTTGAAGATGGTTGGGTAATTACGTTTCCTCAAGGTACAACAAAATCTTTTAGACCAGTAAGAAGAGGAACGGCTCATATTATAAAACATTACAAACCAGTTGTTGTTCCTATTGTAATAGATGGTTTTAGAAGGTCTTTTGATAAAAAAGGATTACGCTTAAAGAAAAAAGGAATCTTACAATCATTCATAATAAAAGAACCTTTAGAAATAGATTATGAAAATGACACGGTGGATCAAATTGTAGAAAAAATAGAATATGCAATAGAACAGCATCCATCTTTCTTGAAAGTACTTTCAGTTGAAGAAGTCGAAGAGCAAAAAGAATTAGACAGACTTCGCCGATGGCATATAGATTTATAA
- a CDS encoding DUF3810 domain-containing protein yields MKILTFFPEFIEKCYTNGLYIYISHFSRTLFGWIPFSFGDIIYTLVIIWIIIWFYKHRKENWKQKTIAALNFISVFYFFFNLLWALNYYRVPLYQKLNIKTDYTDEQLITFTKKLIAKTNEVHLQITKDSTKKVESPFAKDDVFKTALIGYKNLSDEYSYFKYEIPSQKKSLISYFLSYMGFGGYLNPFTNEAQVNSEIPMYAFPATLCHEMAHQIGFGSESECNFIGFMSATKNDNLYFKYAGYTFALRYCLNNIGFKNEKLYDDLKKTVHPGIFENYKESEAFHKAHETFVNTFFEAFYDNFLKLNQQKDGLQSYSKFVDILINYYKTKEL; encoded by the coding sequence TTGAAAATACTTACCTTCTTTCCAGAATTTATTGAAAAATGCTACACCAACGGGTTATACATTTACATTTCACATTTTTCAAGAACTCTTTTTGGTTGGATTCCTTTTTCATTTGGAGATATAATCTACACTTTAGTCATTATTTGGATTATCATTTGGTTTTATAAACACAGAAAAGAAAACTGGAAACAAAAAACAATTGCTGCATTAAACTTTATATCTGTTTTTTATTTCTTTTTTAATTTATTGTGGGCGTTGAATTATTACAGAGTACCACTCTATCAAAAGCTAAACATAAAGACAGATTATACTGATGAGCAATTAATAACATTTACCAAAAAATTAATTGCAAAAACTAACGAAGTTCACCTTCAGATAACAAAAGACTCAACTAAAAAAGTTGAAAGTCCATTTGCAAAAGATGATGTTTTTAAAACTGCTCTAATAGGTTACAAAAATTTGTCTGATGAATATTCGTATTTCAAATATGAAATTCCAAGTCAGAAAAAATCGCTGATAAGTTATTTCCTTTCTTACATGGGTTTTGGAGGATATTTAAATCCGTTTACAAATGAAGCGCAAGTAAACAGTGAAATCCCAATGTATGCTTTTCCAGCTACTTTATGTCATGAAATGGCGCATCAAATAGGTTTTGGAAGCGAAAGTGAGTGTAATTTTATTGGCTTTATGTCAGCTACAAAAAATGATAACTTATACTTTAAATACGCTGGATACACTTTCGCATTGCGATATTGTTTAAATAACATTGGCTTTAAAAACGAAAAGTTATATGATGATTTAAAGAAAACTGTTCATCCTGGAATTTTTGAAAACTATAAAGAAAGTGAAGCTTTTCATAAAGCACATGAAACATTCGTAAATACTTTTTTTGAAGCTTTTTACGATAATTTCCTAAAACTTAATCAACAAAAAGACGGATTGCAGAGTTACAGTAAATTTGTTGATATATTGATTAATTATTATAAAACTAAAGAATTATAA
- a CDS encoding DUF6686 family protein: MCCNYSIINESNQGMLVFLKGCKKYQLTYKNLCFSLNHNELITLHKFLIRIDSNYWEKEYSNSIYSKKIPIPTLQSNFLIMIDEFELFELQHLTKPKTKKYFICFKKPIFPINWN; the protein is encoded by the coding sequence ATGTGTTGCAATTATTCAATAATAAACGAATCAAACCAAGGAATGTTGGTCTTTTTAAAAGGATGTAAAAAGTATCAGCTTACTTATAAGAATTTGTGTTTTAGTTTAAATCACAATGAGCTAATTACATTACATAAATTTCTTATTAGAATTGATAGTAATTATTGGGAAAAAGAATATTCAAATTCTATTTATTCCAAAAAAATTCCAATTCCTACATTGCAAAGCAATTTCTTAATCATGATTGATGAATTTGAATTATTTGAATTACAACATCTCACAAAACCGAAAACTAAAAAATATTTCATTTGTTTTAAAAAGCCTATTTTTCCAATCAATTGGAATTAG
- a CDS encoding PepSY-associated TM helix domain-containing protein, which translates to MKKKSIKKKIGKLHLWFGLTIGVFVFIISLTGALYAFQAEITNYLREDVIYHEEKNIQTKSVLPLKVLEKKVNEYTKEKYPVHWVNVPIDKNLSYIFYYYEHNPKAWNYFDEYVIYKSVYVNPFTGKVLGEYDETLDFFNIVKSIHYSFLLKTEWGAYICGIPTLIFVFMLISGIILWWPKNKAARKQRFWFNWENVKNWKRKNYDLHNILGFYASFLALIVAITGLFYSFFFIQAGIYFIFSGGSTVFPDFSNITTKAPIELKTETTLDKIGKKVEELYPTAYGYSLDFGHKHIDDHEHPNYSVFIKQLSYSYHVNHSLIFDENSGELLLVHDHKEKNMGEKAIAANYDTHIGAIWGLPGKILAFVLSLICASLPITGFLVWWGRRNKKK; encoded by the coding sequence ATGAAAAAAAAATCAATAAAGAAAAAAATAGGCAAGCTCCATTTGTGGTTTGGATTAACCATTGGTGTATTTGTATTTATCATTTCTCTAACTGGAGCACTTTATGCTTTTCAAGCAGAAATTACTAATTATTTACGTGAAGATGTTATTTATCATGAAGAGAAAAATATTCAAACTAAATCTGTTTTACCGCTAAAAGTTTTAGAGAAAAAAGTAAACGAATATACTAAAGAAAAATACCCTGTTCATTGGGTAAATGTTCCTATTGATAAAAATTTAAGTTATATTTTTTACTACTATGAACACAATCCCAAAGCATGGAATTACTTTGACGAATATGTAATTTACAAATCGGTTTATGTGAATCCTTTCACAGGAAAAGTTCTTGGTGAATATGATGAAACTCTTGACTTTTTCAATATAGTCAAATCAATACATTATAGTTTTTTACTAAAAACCGAATGGGGAGCCTATATTTGTGGAATTCCAACATTGATTTTTGTTTTCATGCTTATCTCCGGAATTATTCTTTGGTGGCCAAAAAACAAAGCGGCAAGAAAACAGAGATTTTGGTTCAATTGGGAAAATGTTAAAAATTGGAAACGCAAAAACTACGACTTGCATAATATTTTAGGGTTTTATGCTTCTTTTTTGGCTCTAATAGTTGCCATTACGGGTTTATTTTATTCTTTCTTTTTTATCCAAGCTGGAATTTATTTCATCTTTTCTGGAGGAAGTACAGTATTTCCTGATTTTTCAAATATAACTACTAAAGCACCTATTGAATTAAAAACTGAGACTACATTAGACAAAATTGGAAAAAAAGTAGAAGAACTCTACCCAACTGCTTATGGATATTCACTTGATTTTGGTCATAAACACATTGATGATCACGAACATCCAAATTATTCAGTTTTTATAAAACAATTATCCTATTCATACCATGTAAACCATAGTTTAATTTTTGATGAAAATTCTGGTGAACTATTACTCGTTCATGATCACAAGGAGAAAAATATGGGTGAAAAAGCTATAGCTGCAAATTATGATACTCATATAGGGGCTATTTGGGGGTTACCTGGAAAAATCTTAGCCTTTGTGTTGAGTCTAATTTGTGCTTCATTACCAATAACAGGCTTCTTAGTATGGTGGGGACGAAGAAATAAAAAGAAATAA
- a CDS encoding RNA polymerase sigma factor, producing MSNELEKSFVSQLKENQNIIHKICRLYTHGEEEHNDLFQEITIQLWKAYPKFRGESKFSTWAYRVALNTAITLYRKSTKKVNTIEFETGRHFISQEEYNYEEEEHIKLLYKAVHQLNDIEKALVFMYLEDKDYTEIAETLGITEVNARVKMNRIKTKLKQIINP from the coding sequence ATGAGTAATGAACTAGAAAAGTCATTTGTTAGTCAACTAAAAGAAAATCAGAATATAATTCACAAGATTTGTCGGCTTTATACACATGGTGAAGAAGAACACAATGACTTATTTCAAGAAATTACCATTCAGCTATGGAAAGCTTATCCAAAATTTAGAGGTGAAAGTAAATTTTCTACTTGGGCCTATAGAGTAGCTCTTAATACTGCTATTACGTTATATCGTAAATCGACAAAAAAAGTCAACACTATTGAGTTTGAAACTGGCAGGCATTTTATTTCCCAAGAAGAATATAATTATGAAGAAGAGGAACATATAAAATTGCTTTATAAAGCTGTTCATCAATTAAATGACATTGAAAAAGCATTAGTTTTTATGTATCTAGAAGACAAAGATTACACAGAAATAGCAGAGACACTAGGTATTACCGAAGTCAATGCTCGTGTAAAAATGAACAGAATAAAAACTAAACTAAAACAAATTATTAATCCGTAA
- a CDS encoding NUDIX hydrolase codes for MDFSEFLKYVPKITKETLPATDAHAKMVPPERIDFLKANNFSSLVPKKAAVLMLLYPKNEITHLALIVRNSYPGIHASQIAFPGGKVELYDADLSQTALRETHEEIGVEKEKVNVIRAFSEVYIPPSNYLVSPFLGFSNIELSFDPNPEEVSDIIELPLAMFLDESIVVNVNMSTSYAVNISVPAFQIEEHLVWGATAMMMSELKEMFKKIL; via the coding sequence ATGGACTTTTCTGAGTTTTTAAAATATGTCCCAAAAATAACAAAAGAAACGCTACCTGCGACCGATGCACATGCAAAAATGGTTCCGCCGGAGAGAATCGATTTTTTGAAAGCTAACAACTTTTCGAGTTTAGTACCCAAAAAAGCAGCTGTTTTAATGCTTTTGTACCCTAAAAACGAAATAACACATTTGGCTTTGATAGTGAGAAATTCATATCCTGGTATTCACGCCTCTCAAATAGCATTTCCTGGTGGTAAAGTAGAACTTTATGATGCCGATTTGTCTCAAACAGCTTTAAGAGAAACCCATGAAGAAATTGGCGTTGAGAAAGAAAAAGTAAATGTAATTAGAGCTTTTAGTGAAGTTTATATTCCGCCAAGCAATTATTTGGTATCTCCATTTTTAGGTTTTTCTAATATAGAATTGTCTTTTGATCCAAATCCTGAGGAAGTTTCAGATATAATAGAGTTACCTCTTGCAATGTTTTTAGATGAAAGTATAGTTGTAAATGTAAATATGTCAACATCTTATGCTGTAAATATTAGTGTTCCAGCCTTTCAAATTGAGGAACATTTGGTTTGGGGAGCAACAGCAATGATGATGAGTGAACTTAAAGAAATGTTCAAAAAGATATTATAG
- a CDS encoding aminoacyl-histidine dipeptidase — MSQEIRNLEPKALWNKFADLNEVPRPSKKEERVIEFMKKFGESLGLETFEDEIRNVIIRKPATPGMENRKTIVMQGHLDMVHQKNNDTVFDFDKQGIDMYVDGDWVRAKGTTLGADNGLGVAAIMAILESKDIPHPAIDALFTIDEETGMTGALNLKGGILKGEILLNLDTEEDDEIDIGCAGGVDVTATREYNEEETPEGSVGYTITVKGLNGGHSGMDIHKGLGNANKIMNRLLFDGFENFGLQISEISGGSLRNAIPRESVAKVIIAGMYDEAFVFDMQEVINDIKAEFKTTEPKLEILIEKADLPQKVMDLGVQEGLLRSIYAAHNGVYRMSADMEDLVETSNNIARVVVKDGEISIQNLTRSSVESSKFDLANALRSAYELFGCEVTFAGSYPGWTPNVKSEILDVLVNIYEKQNNEKPKVVACHAGLECGILGTNYPGMDMISFGPTIHGAHSPDERASIKSSQKFWKFLLEILENIPAKN, encoded by the coding sequence ATGAGTCAAGAAATAAGAAATTTGGAACCAAAAGCACTGTGGAACAAATTTGCCGATTTAAATGAAGTGCCTCGCCCTTCAAAAAAAGAAGAGCGTGTAATCGAGTTCATGAAAAAATTTGGAGAGAGTTTAGGCTTAGAAACATTCGAAGACGAAATAAGAAATGTAATTATTCGTAAGCCAGCTACTCCAGGTATGGAAAATCGTAAAACCATTGTAATGCAAGGGCATTTAGATATGGTTCACCAAAAAAATAACGATACAGTTTTCGATTTTGATAAGCAAGGAATCGATATGTATGTTGATGGTGATTGGGTTCGTGCCAAAGGAACTACATTAGGTGCGGATAACGGTTTAGGAGTTGCTGCAATCATGGCTATTTTAGAAAGTAAAGATATTCCACATCCAGCAATCGATGCATTGTTTACAATTGATGAAGAAACAGGAATGACTGGTGCTTTAAACCTAAAAGGCGGAATTTTAAAAGGCGAGATTCTTTTAAATTTAGATACAGAAGAAGATGATGAAATTGATATTGGATGTGCAGGTGGTGTAGATGTAACAGCTACTCGCGAGTATAATGAAGAAGAAACTCCAGAAGGATCTGTAGGATACACAATTACTGTAAAAGGATTAAACGGAGGACATTCAGGAATGGACATTCATAAAGGATTAGGTAATGCTAATAAAATTATGAATCGTTTATTGTTTGATGGTTTTGAAAATTTTGGTTTGCAAATTTCAGAAATATCTGGCGGTAGTTTACGTAATGCTATTCCTCGTGAGAGTGTTGCAAAAGTAATTATTGCAGGAATGTATGATGAAGCTTTTGTTTTTGATATGCAGGAAGTAATCAATGATATTAAAGCTGAGTTTAAAACCACTGAGCCAAAATTAGAAATCCTTATAGAAAAAGCTGATTTACCTCAAAAGGTTATGGATCTTGGCGTTCAGGAAGGGCTTTTACGTTCTATTTATGCTGCTCACAATGGTGTATATAGAATGAGTGCTGATATGGAGGATTTAGTAGAAACTTCAAATAACATTGCTAGAGTAGTGGTGAAGGACGGGGAAATTTCTATTCAAAACCTAACTCGTTCTTCTGTAGAATCGTCTAAGTTTGATTTGGCAAATGCATTGCGTTCAGCGTATGAATTATTTGGATGCGAAGTTACTTTTGCTGGTTCATATCCAGGTTGGACACCAAATGTAAAATCAGAGATTTTAGATGTTTTGGTTAATATTTACGAAAAACAAAATAATGAAAAGCCAAAAGTTGTTGCTTGTCACGCTGGTTTAGAGTGTGGTATTTTAGGAACAAATTATCCAGGAATGGATATGATTTCTTTTGGTCCAACAATCCATGGAGCACATAGCCCAGATGAAAGAGCATCGATTAAATCATCTCAAAAATTCTGGAAATTTCTTTTAGAGATATTGGAAAATATACCTGCTAAAAATTAA